One window from the genome of Methanobrevibacter thaueri encodes:
- a CDS encoding right-handed parallel beta-helix repeat-containing protein, translated as MDKKFIIILMLVAFIFSIGFVSAEDDAINGTFDDIQSEVNAAGESGVIELDGYYTGDKPISISKSVTIQGPDKGATLDGKNKTRAITVSNGDVTFKNLIFKNCIANKGGAVYSQGNLIFINCTFIDNYAVDGGAIYSQGNLTVKKTTFTNNGAGNIGGAININLPLYKTGSKSKYGNVNIEDSTFTGNSADNGGAINVDLSGNKASSKFGNVNINNCQFTQNFAKSYGGAIYFYGDKEYGKLTVKKSNFKNNTAADQGAAIEAVSIDSLISECDFTNNNAEAGTLYFCFNDNAVVEKSNFIANNASKISAVMIYSCALSLKDCTFQSNSLGVVNCEYDSKLTITSGKSKTTYTKNVVLDNSMKKVVPIVVSAKDLTYTYDSEGIFTLTLKNKYNTQPVRFFGIYTKCSGKKTKQFYKQTNKNGVLNLKMNTRLPVGTYKVSFISDDWGTVSGTAVTITVKKAKTIIKAPKATAKYKKSNIYKIKVTHKKTKNPVSYTKVKVKVYTGKKAKTYIKKTNGNGNVKINTKKLSRGTHKIVVSSGNSNYKMSAKTKIKIR; from the coding sequence ATGGATAAGAAATTCATTATTATTCTAATGCTGGTCGCTTTCATATTCAGCATCGGCTTTGTATCAGCGGAAGATGATGCCATAAACGGCACTTTTGATGACATACAAAGCGAAGTGAATGCTGCCGGTGAAAGTGGCGTAATCGAGCTTGACGGCTATTATACCGGAGACAAGCCAATCAGCATTTCCAAATCAGTCACCATTCAAGGACCCGACAAGGGAGCAACATTGGATGGTAAAAACAAGACAAGGGCAATCACCGTCAGCAATGGTGATGTCACATTCAAGAATCTGATTTTTAAAAACTGCATTGCAAACAAGGGCGGAGCTGTCTACTCACAGGGAAACCTGATATTCATAAACTGTACATTTATAGACAATTACGCAGTTGACGGCGGTGCAATTTACTCACAGGGAAACCTGACAGTCAAGAAAACCACATTCACCAATAACGGTGCTGGAAATATAGGGGGTGCAATCAACATAAACCTTCCTTTATATAAAACCGGATCAAAGTCCAAATATGGTAACGTCAATATTGAGGACTCCACATTCACAGGCAATTCCGCCGATAACGGAGGAGCAATAAACGTTGATTTGTCAGGCAATAAGGCATCATCAAAATTCGGAAATGTGAATATCAACAATTGCCAGTTCACTCAAAACTTTGCAAAGAGTTACGGCGGAGCAATCTATTTCTATGGAGATAAAGAATATGGAAAGCTGACAGTCAAAAAATCTAACTTCAAGAATAACACTGCAGCTGATCAAGGTGCCGCCATTGAGGCCGTTTCAATCGATTCATTAATATCCGAATGTGATTTTACTAACAACAACGCTGAGGCAGGAACATTGTATTTCTGTTTCAACGATAATGCTGTGGTTGAAAAGTCCAATTTCATAGCCAACAACGCAAGCAAGATCAGTGCTGTAATGATATACTCATGTGCCCTATCATTAAAAGACTGCACATTCCAGTCAAACTCATTGGGCGTTGTCAACTGTGAATATGACTCAAAGCTGACAATCACAAGCGGCAAGTCAAAAACAACCTATACAAAAAATGTTGTCTTGGACAATTCAATGAAAAAGGTCGTGCCAATTGTTGTAAGTGCAAAGGACTTGACATACACTTATGACAGCGAAGGAATATTCACATTGACCTTGAAAAACAAGTACAATACACAACCAGTACGTTTCTTTGGAATATATACCAAATGCAGTGGCAAAAAGACAAAGCAGTTCTACAAGCAGACCAATAAGAACGGAGTGCTAAACCTCAAGATGAACACCCGTTTGCCAGTCGGAACCTACAAGGTGTCCTTCATAAGTGATGACTGGGGTACAGTCAGCGGAACTGCAGTTACAATTACAGTCAAAAAAGCAAAAACCATAATTAAGGCACCTAAGGCAACTGCAAAGTACAAGAAATCCAACATATATAAAATAAAAGTCACTCATAAGAAGACCAAAAATCCTGTCTCATATACCAAGGTAAAGGTAAAGGTCTACACAGGCAAGAAGGCAAAGACATACATAAAAAAGACAAACGGCAACGGTAATGTCAAAATCAACACCAAGAAACTCTCAAGGGGAACACATAAAATTGTAGTGTCCTCAGGAAACAGCAACTACAAGATGAGTGCAAAAACCAAAATCAAAATCAGGTGA
- a CDS encoding glycosyltransferase family 2 protein, producing MILPVYNGEKYIQKAIESVLNQTFHDFELIVVNDGSTDNTLNIIESFDDNRIKIINQTNHGPGAARNNALKIAQGQYVMYLDCDDWYHERALEISYNEITKYDADMTFFQMINYNNGEIYENDWFDLKTFDESFEGRAFSPEETPGSIFDLSVGVCQKIYSREFLEEIDAKFPEGIFFEDMPFFYYVYLKARRISIIKRHLYYRRKHDESITHVVDEKFLDTVAAGQVLMRIFIENEWYDAYKFDLLAYKINGPRFALRDLPLKCKSKMFMLIKEDYMQIKDSEYYQDFLDNLGPIKRKFFLDVIDADDYEEFMELNSQQAQ from the coding sequence GTGATATTACCAGTTTACAACGGAGAAAAATATATTCAAAAAGCCATCGAATCAGTTTTAAATCAAACCTTTCATGATTTCGAATTAATAGTGGTTAATGATGGTTCGACAGACAATACGTTAAATATTATTGAATCTTTTGATGACAACAGAATCAAAATAATCAACCAAACCAATCATGGCCCCGGAGCTGCTCGAAACAATGCATTGAAAATAGCTCAGGGCCAATATGTGATGTATCTGGACTGCGATGACTGGTATCATGAAAGGGCATTGGAGATATCCTATAATGAGATTACAAAATATGATGCTGACATGACATTTTTCCAGATGATCAACTACAACAATGGCGAAATCTATGAGAATGACTGGTTTGACCTGAAGACATTCGACGAGTCATTTGAAGGCAGGGCGTTCTCACCTGAGGAGACTCCAGGTTCAATCTTTGATTTATCCGTAGGAGTTTGCCAAAAAATATACTCAAGAGAATTTCTAGAGGAAATCGATGCAAAGTTTCCCGAAGGAATATTTTTTGAGGACATGCCCTTCTTTTATTACGTGTACCTTAAGGCCCGAAGGATTTCCATCATCAAGAGGCATCTGTACTACAGAAGAAAGCATGATGAGTCCATTACCCATGTTGTGGATGAGAAATTCCTCGACACCGTTGCTGCGGGACAAGTATTAATGAGGATTTTCATTGAAAATGAATGGTATGATGCATATAAGTTCGACCTGCTTGCCTATAAAATAAACGGTCCTCGTTTTGCTTTAAGAGACCTTCCATTAAAATGCAAAAGCAAGATGTTTATGTTAATTAAAGAAGACTATATGCAAATAAAAGATAGTGAATATTACCAGGACTTTTTGGATAATCTTGGCCCCATAAAAAGGAAGTTTTTCCTGGATGTAATTGATGCAGATGATTATGAGGAGTTCATGGAACTGAACTCACAACAGGCACAATAA
- a CDS encoding glycosyltransferase: MWNISHPELVDKEEYETYDGIDDLKDKIEYYLRNPS, encoded by the coding sequence ATGTGGAATATCTCTCATCCTGAATTGGTGGACAAGGAGGAATATGAGACTTATGATGGCATTGACGATTTGAAGGATAAGATAGAATATTATCTGAGAAATCCTTCCTAA
- a CDS encoding zinc ribbon domain-containing protein: MRCPNCDSENNEGAKFCKKCGTPLKEKTISHESMINSMNKNKSSDNTTKYIIVALIIVAIVLAGVFVYIYGFGNNNGSQDTSAPVIENDNKTASVDNSQPAQTTQTPATTSMSILGGSFSTGGGLADKTYASIYVGPEHSGEKVKIQIYYSRDGSTLNNGNMVPKTVDSNGYIEVASADAYKYFPDFAEINLYDNSGNLLDTQSVSLTPEKGTQTF; this comes from the coding sequence ATGCGATGTCCAAATTGTGATAGTGAAAATAATGAAGGAGCGAAATTTTGCAAGAAATGCGGAACTCCCTTAAAGGAAAAAACAATAAGTCATGAATCAATGATTAATTCAATGAACAAGAATAAATCAAGTGACAATACAACCAAATACATAATTGTGGCTTTAATTATAGTGGCAATAGTACTTGCTGGTGTGTTTGTATATATCTATGGTTTTGGAAACAATAATGGTTCACAGGATACCTCTGCACCTGTAATTGAAAATGATAACAAAACCGCAAGTGTTGATAATTCACAACCTGCCCAAACCACTCAAACCCCTGCTACAACTTCAATGTCTATTTTGGGAGGAAGCTTCTCGACTGGAGGGGGATTGGCAGACAAGACCTATGCTTCCATATATGTAGGTCCTGAGCATTCCGGTGAAAAGGTAAAAATTCAAATATACTACTCTCGTGACGGATCCACTTTAAATAATGGAAATATGGTTCCTAAAACAGTTGATTCAAACGGTTATATTGAAGTTGCAAGTGCAGATGCCTACAAATATTTCCCTGATTTTGCTGAAATTAACTTATATGACAATTCAGGAAACTTGCTCGATACACAAAGTGTATCATTAACCCCTGAAAAAGGTACTCAAACCTTTTAG
- a CDS encoding right-handed parallel beta-helix repeat-containing protein translates to MGIIKKTLILTVFLILMLSSLNVIYAENAASANSDLQNSTAKTYTDLSAKINENPYSDSIDLTESYRFDDDKDFNLSDGVVISKNITITGYNNASIDGNNKARGLFIDYNCTVTLKNLIFKNGFSESDGGAIILNANSTLTLLNCTFLNNNVYNSNGGAIAVYKNTTLNVYKSTFTNNTAIRASDLEWKQFKQGMGSSIASSTGAYVNLQDTRFIDNHGYLTTILVVSYDDIDYRVSTLIVNNCLFENNTSNSSGVIYLDELGQGEIRNSIFRNNYVSTSGGTIVLDACHSAVVDRCSFESNHAVKGGAIQIKVFEYDYRSNVTIINCNFTNNRASEHGGAVYSKYGLTKIYNCIFENNYCDKGGAIYAKFATLTISDSEFNRNSALYGGALFLRTDNNYIDDTIFKNNRASVKGGAVYTKMEGISSNNCQYIGNHAHKGNDVYGVFYAQITQTSSIFSDVQLKIRITSPWKLSIPQKIKLTFKGSKNYKTGWIYTASNGYLYYNLPLDLDVGKYSLTISMESGICNANPTINVVKAPAKLAIKKCTTRYKSDKSFKFYVKNAKTGKAIRNAKLNLKVYTGKHYNVYNVKSDSNGLVKFDTSKLSIGKHIVEVTSQNKNIKLSKTKSSIKIKKAKAKIIAPKVVKRHSKLKVTVKNKASGKAISKTKFKVKISHGKTLNVKTNSKGIFKISAKNLTKNSYKCTIYLENKNYNIKNKFSFKVK, encoded by the coding sequence ATGGGAATAATTAAAAAGACATTAATATTAACCGTATTTTTAATTTTAATGCTATCATCACTAAATGTTATTTATGCTGAAAACGCTGCCAGTGCCAATTCAGACTTGCAAAATTCAACTGCCAAAACATACACAGATTTATCAGCGAAAATAAATGAAAATCCTTATTCTGACTCAATTGACTTGACAGAAAGCTACCGATTTGATGATGACAAGGATTTTAATCTTTCAGATGGAGTGGTAATCTCAAAAAACATTACAATTACAGGTTACAATAATGCATCTATAGATGGAAACAATAAGGCAAGAGGATTATTCATTGATTACAATTGCACTGTCACATTGAAAAATCTAATTTTTAAAAATGGATTCAGCGAATCTGACGGCGGTGCAATCATTCTTAATGCAAATTCAACATTGACTCTTTTAAATTGCACATTTCTTAACAATAATGTGTATAATTCCAATGGCGGAGCTATTGCAGTCTATAAAAATACGACATTAAATGTTTACAAGTCCACATTTACAAACAATACTGCCATCCGCGCCAGTGATTTGGAATGGAAACAGTTCAAGCAGGGAATGGGAAGTTCAATAGCCTCATCAACTGGTGCCTATGTGAACTTACAGGATACACGTTTTATTGACAATCATGGATATCTGACAACCATTTTAGTGGTCAGCTATGATGATATCGATTATAGAGTAAGCACACTGATTGTAAACAACTGTCTGTTTGAAAACAACACTTCAAACAGCAGCGGTGTGATTTATCTGGATGAATTGGGACAAGGTGAGATCAGAAATTCGATTTTCAGGAATAATTATGTGTCTACAAGCGGAGGAACAATAGTTCTTGATGCATGCCACTCTGCAGTCGTTGACAGGTGTAGTTTTGAATCAAACCATGCAGTTAAAGGTGGAGCAATTCAGATTAAGGTATTCGAATATGACTACAGGTCCAATGTCACCATAATCAATTGCAACTTTACAAATAACAGAGCTTCAGAGCATGGTGGAGCCGTTTATTCAAAATACGGCTTGACTAAGATTTATAATTGTATTTTTGAGAACAACTACTGTGATAAGGGCGGTGCAATATACGCTAAATTTGCAACACTCACAATATCCGATTCCGAGTTCAACAGGAATTCGGCCCTGTATGGTGGAGCGTTATTCCTAAGAACAGATAATAATTACATTGACGATACAATATTCAAAAACAATAGGGCATCCGTAAAAGGAGGGGCTGTGTACACTAAAATGGAAGGAATATCCAGCAATAACTGTCAATATATCGGCAATCACGCACATAAGGGAAATGATGTATATGGAGTGTTTTACGCTCAAATAACCCAAACCAGTTCAATCTTCAGTGATGTGCAATTGAAAATAAGGATAACCTCCCCTTGGAAACTGTCCATTCCACAAAAGATCAAATTAACATTCAAGGGAAGTAAAAACTACAAAACCGGTTGGATATATACTGCTTCTAATGGATATTTGTACTACAATCTTCCTTTGGATTTGGATGTTGGCAAATACTCTTTGACAATAAGCATGGAATCAGGAATCTGCAATGCAAATCCTACAATAAATGTCGTTAAGGCTCCTGCAAAACTGGCCATTAAAAAATGCACAACCAGATATAAGTCAGATAAGTCCTTTAAATTCTACGTTAAAAATGCCAAAACCGGCAAGGCAATTCGCAATGCCAAACTAAACTTAAAAGTTTATACAGGCAAACATTATAATGTATATAATGTTAAAAGCGATTCCAACGGATTGGTTAAGTTTGATACATCAAAATTGTCCATAGGAAAACACATAGTTGAAGTAACATCACAAAACAAGAACATCAAATTGTCAAAAACAAAATCTTCAATTAAAATCAAGAAAGCTAAAGCTAAAATTATCGCTCCTAAAGTTGTTAAAAGGCATTCAAAATTAAAAGTCACAGTAAAGAATAAGGCAAGCGGAAAGGCAATATCAAAAACAAAATTCAAGGTTAAAATTTCACATGGAAAAACTCTTAATGTTAAGACCAATTCCAAGGGTATTTTTAAAATAAGTGCTAAAAACTTGACTAAAAATTCATATAAATGCACAATTTATCTTGAAAATAAAAATTATAACATTAAAAATAAGTTTTCATTTAAAGTTAAATAA